One window from the genome of Litoribacterium kuwaitense encodes:
- the fabD gene encoding ACP S-malonyltransferase, producing the protein MSKLAFIFPGQGSQEVGMGMDARDAFGAAAHIYEQADHALGFSLTSLIENGPADVLTETKNTQPALLATSVAYLTLLQNKGVTPDFTAGHSLGEYSALVASGALSFETAIALVRKRGELMEKAVPNGEGTMAAVLGMESTELNELAANISAEGDAVQLANINCPGQIVISGTVAGVQKLSERAKEAGAKRVLPLTVSGPFHSSLMQPAAEHFRNELSESHFSNANIPVISNVDAKPVTDAEVIKEKLVEQLYSPVQWEESVKYLLNEGVTSFVEIGPGKVLSGLVKKINRSAQVYQVNSLAGLEQTLEAVKGG; encoded by the coding sequence ATGAGTAAATTAGCGTTTATCTTTCCGGGACAAGGCTCGCAGGAAGTGGGCATGGGCATGGACGCGAGAGACGCCTTTGGAGCGGCTGCACATATTTACGAGCAAGCGGATCACGCTCTCGGCTTTTCCTTAACGTCCTTGATTGAAAATGGCCCTGCAGATGTATTGACTGAGACAAAGAATACACAGCCAGCATTGCTGGCCACAAGCGTAGCCTACCTCACTTTATTGCAGAACAAAGGCGTGACACCAGATTTTACAGCAGGTCATTCATTAGGTGAGTATTCAGCACTTGTCGCTTCTGGTGCATTGTCTTTTGAAACGGCAATCGCTCTCGTTCGTAAACGAGGAGAGTTGATGGAAAAGGCGGTTCCAAACGGAGAAGGAACGATGGCGGCTGTGCTCGGTATGGAGAGTACGGAACTTAATGAGCTTGCTGCAAACATCTCTGCAGAAGGGGATGCTGTTCAGCTAGCGAATATTAACTGTCCAGGTCAAATTGTCATTTCTGGTACAGTTGCTGGTGTGCAAAAGCTGTCAGAACGGGCAAAAGAGGCTGGTGCAAAGCGAGTGTTACCGTTGACTGTAAGCGGTCCTTTCCATTCTAGCTTAATGCAACCGGCTGCTGAGCACTTTAGAAACGAGCTCAGCGAGAGCCATTTTTCGAATGCAAACATCCCAGTGATTTCAAACGTCGATGCAAAACCAGTGACTGACGCTGAGGTGATCAAAGAAAAACTGGTAGAACAGCTTTATTCTCCTGTGCAGTGGGAGGAGTCAGTCAAATATTTATTGAATGAAGGGGTAACGTCCTTTGTAGAAATTGGTCCTGGAAAAGTATTGAGTGGGCTTGTGAAGAAAATCAATCGTTCCGCTCAAGTATATCAAGTCAATTCATTAGCAGGGCTTGAGCAGACGCTTGAAGCTGTTAAAGGGGGATGA
- the plsX gene encoding phosphate acyltransferase PlsX — translation MKIAVDLYGGDHAPQAVIAGVTMALERHAQAEFVLVGNEADVPSSLQQHERIHMIHTTEKIDSTDEPVRAVRRKKKASMVLMATEVKEGRADACLSAGNTGALMAAGLFVVGRIKGVERPALAPTLPTLDEKGVLLLDAGANADATPAQLVQFATMGSVYAENVKQLSKPRVALLNIGSEENKGSPLYQDTYALLQQSPFHFIGNIEARDLLAGQADVVVCDGFTGNIALKAIEGTAMSVFSMLKSVFTSSLSAKAAAAVVKPKLKQLKDQMDYSEYGGAALFGLQAPVVKAHGSSDAKAIANALRQTVTMVENRVIQKMHKQMQSD, via the coding sequence GTGAAGATTGCCGTAGACCTTTATGGAGGAGACCATGCGCCACAAGCTGTCATTGCAGGGGTGACCATGGCTTTGGAGCGACATGCACAAGCAGAATTTGTCCTCGTCGGCAATGAAGCAGATGTTCCCTCCTCTTTACAACAGCACGAGCGTATACATATGATTCATACAACGGAAAAAATTGATTCGACGGATGAGCCTGTACGCGCTGTAAGGCGAAAGAAAAAGGCATCAATGGTTTTAATGGCGACGGAAGTGAAAGAAGGTCGCGCTGATGCTTGTTTGTCTGCCGGAAACACAGGCGCACTCATGGCGGCCGGTCTGTTCGTCGTCGGTCGTATAAAAGGCGTAGAGCGCCCAGCTTTGGCACCTACGTTACCGACATTGGATGAAAAAGGAGTTCTCCTGCTTGATGCCGGTGCGAATGCTGATGCGACACCAGCACAGCTCGTACAATTTGCAACGATGGGTTCGGTTTATGCGGAGAATGTGAAGCAGTTATCAAAGCCACGTGTGGCTCTTTTAAATATTGGTTCAGAAGAAAATAAAGGCAGTCCGCTTTATCAGGATACATATGCGCTTTTACAGCAATCGCCATTTCATTTTATTGGCAATATCGAAGCGAGGGATTTGCTTGCAGGACAAGCAGATGTTGTCGTGTGCGATGGATTCACTGGCAATATTGCCTTAAAAGCAATTGAAGGAACAGCAATGAGTGTCTTTTCAATGCTTAAATCAGTCTTTACCTCCTCGCTGTCGGCAAAGGCGGCAGCGGCTGTTGTGAAGCCTAAGCTTAAACAATTAAAGGACCAGATGGACTATTCTGAGTATGGCGGTGCAGCCTTGTTTGGCTTGCAAGCGCCTGTTGTCAAAGCGCACGGATCCTCAGATGCAAAAGCGATCGCAAATGCCCTTAGGCAGACAGTAACGATGGTTGAAAACAGAGTCATTCAAAAGATGCATAAGCAAATGCAAAGCGATTAG
- the fapR gene encoding transcription factor FapR, with product METIQSFPFITDEELAAKFSVSIQTIRLDRMELSIPELRVRIKSVAKEQWNETLRSLPQEDVIGEVIDLELDHQAISILDIRQEHLFTHQEIARGHYLFAQANSLAVAVIDEAFALTARADIRFMRPVRLNERVVCKATVTGTDDKGHTLVNVVSTVGGGSVLKGTIEMYRSTTEEKGEDQ from the coding sequence CTGGAAACCATTCAATCCTTCCCCTTCATTACAGATGAGGAGCTGGCCGCTAAATTTAGTGTAAGTATCCAAACGATTCGACTTGATCGTATGGAGCTTTCCATTCCTGAATTAAGGGTTAGGATTAAGTCTGTTGCGAAGGAGCAGTGGAACGAGACTTTGCGCTCGTTGCCTCAAGAGGATGTCATTGGCGAAGTCATTGATTTGGAGCTTGATCATCAAGCGATTTCCATATTAGATATTCGCCAGGAACATCTGTTTACCCATCAGGAAATTGCGCGCGGTCATTATTTATTTGCGCAGGCGAATTCCCTTGCAGTTGCAGTCATTGATGAAGCTTTTGCGCTAACTGCAAGAGCAGATATTCGCTTTATGAGACCAGTGCGTCTTAACGAGAGAGTGGTGTGCAAAGCGACCGTGACTGGCACCGATGATAAAGGACACACTCTCGTTAACGTTGTTTCTACAGTGGGTGGAGGTAGTGTGTTGAAAGGCACGATTGAAATGTATCGATCCACCACCGAAGAAAAAGGGGAGGACCAGTAG
- a CDS encoding DAK2 domain-containing protein — protein MTKYVIDVNTFRKMLMHGGSHLTTHAEMIDALNVFPVPDGDTGTNMNLTMTSGVNEARRLEAEHAGKVASSFARGLLMGARGNSGVILSQLFRGFAKHVEQMESLSAKALAEALQAGVNTAYKAVMKPVEGTILTVAKDAAQRAVEYSEETDDAIALFENVLIEAKASLDRTPTLLPVLKEVGVVDSGGQGLVTIYEGFLAALKGEELPDGALSKLTMNELVKAEHHRSHQGFMRTEDIEYGYCTEFMVKLEEKKQAVADFDEEAYRDALSEHGDSLLVVADDELVKVHIHTEFPGDVMTYSQKFGSLINMKIENMREQHAHATAQDAEGSGDVVPSEQEEEKPFGFVTVAMGTGVSELFTSLGADVVIEGGQTMNPSTEKLVEAIKKVPASCVFVVPNNSNIVMTAKQAAELADKHVIVVPTKTIPQGLSAFLAFDPALESEANLEQMEQAMKHVKSGQLTYAVRDTSIEGKQINKDDYMGILEGDIVIVDSYMMSAVQALIKQMVDADDELLTLLLGEDVTEEEEEELTSYIATTFAHLELEVHRGDQPLYPFIISVE, from the coding sequence TTGACGAAGTATGTGATTGATGTCAACACATTTAGAAAAATGCTCATGCATGGGGGCAGCCACTTGACAACGCATGCAGAGATGATTGATGCATTAAATGTGTTTCCTGTACCAGACGGTGATACGGGCACAAATATGAATTTGACGATGACTTCTGGTGTCAATGAGGCACGGCGACTTGAAGCTGAGCATGCAGGGAAGGTTGCTTCCTCATTTGCTCGCGGATTATTGATGGGGGCTCGTGGCAACTCAGGGGTTATTCTTTCCCAGTTATTTCGTGGATTTGCTAAGCATGTTGAGCAGATGGAATCGTTGAGCGCCAAAGCTTTAGCGGAAGCGTTGCAAGCGGGTGTGAATACAGCTTATAAAGCCGTGATGAAGCCCGTTGAAGGGACGATTTTAACTGTCGCTAAGGACGCGGCTCAACGTGCAGTAGAGTACAGTGAGGAAACCGACGATGCGATTGCGTTATTCGAAAATGTACTTATCGAAGCGAAAGCCTCTCTTGACCGCACCCCTACCCTGTTACCAGTGTTAAAAGAGGTTGGGGTTGTCGATAGTGGAGGGCAAGGTCTAGTAACGATTTACGAAGGTTTTTTAGCCGCGCTAAAAGGAGAGGAATTGCCAGACGGTGCCCTCTCAAAGCTGACGATGAATGAGCTCGTTAAGGCTGAGCATCACCGTAGTCATCAAGGGTTTATGCGCACTGAAGACATTGAGTATGGCTATTGTACAGAGTTTATGGTCAAGCTTGAGGAGAAAAAGCAGGCGGTTGCTGACTTTGATGAAGAAGCGTATCGCGATGCGCTTTCTGAACATGGAGACTCACTCCTCGTAGTGGCTGATGATGAACTTGTAAAGGTACATATTCATACTGAATTTCCTGGTGATGTGATGACGTACTCACAAAAATTTGGCAGCTTGATCAATATGAAGATTGAAAACATGCGTGAGCAGCATGCGCACGCGACAGCGCAAGATGCCGAAGGTTCTGGAGACGTTGTTCCAAGCGAGCAAGAAGAAGAAAAACCTTTTGGATTTGTGACTGTTGCTATGGGTACGGGTGTGTCAGAGTTATTTACATCTTTAGGTGCAGATGTTGTCATTGAGGGCGGTCAGACGATGAATCCGAGTACGGAAAAGCTTGTTGAGGCGATCAAAAAGGTGCCTGCAAGCTGTGTATTCGTCGTCCCAAACAATTCAAACATCGTTATGACGGCTAAGCAAGCAGCCGAACTTGCCGATAAGCATGTCATTGTCGTACCGACAAAAACGATTCCTCAAGGCTTAAGTGCCTTTTTAGCCTTTGATCCAGCGCTAGAAAGCGAAGCAAACCTCGAGCAGATGGAGCAAGCGATGAAGCATGTGAAGTCTGGTCAATTAACATATGCTGTGAGAGATACGTCGATTGAAGGAAAGCAAATTAACAAAGATGACTATATGGGCATTTTAGAAGGTGACATCGTCATCGTCGATTCGTACATGATGTCTGCGGTGCAAGCGCTCATTAAGCAAATGGTCGATGCTGATGATGAACTCTTGACGCTGTTGTTAGGTGAGGACGTTACAGAAGAAGAGGAAGAGGAACTGACTAGCTACATTGCCACGACCTTTGCGCATTTGGAGCTGGAAGTTCACCGCGGCGATCAGCCTCTCTATCCGTTTATAATCTCTGTAGAATAA
- a CDS encoding Asp23/Gls24 family envelope stress response protein, which produces MSIEMNSSYGRIHIDTNVIATIAGGAAIECYGIVGMASRKQIKDGIAELLKKENLSKGIIVRKEDQVHIDMYIIVSYGTKISEVAHNVQQKVRYTLNQTLGLHVDSVNIFVQGVRVTNE; this is translated from the coding sequence ATGTCCATTGAGATGAACTCATCGTATGGTCGCATCCATATTGACACAAATGTGATCGCTACAATTGCTGGTGGAGCAGCAATTGAATGTTATGGTATTGTTGGCATGGCATCGAGAAAGCAGATTAAAGATGGCATTGCTGAGTTACTTAAAAAAGAAAACTTATCTAAGGGGATCATCGTTAGAAAAGAGGACCAGGTACATATTGATATGTACATCATTGTTAGCTATGGAACAAAAATTTCTGAAGTAGCGCACAATGTACAACAAAAGGTCCGTTATACATTAAATCAAACATTAGGTCTTCATGTGGATTCAGTGAACATCTTCGTTCAAGGTGTCCGTGTGACGAATGAATAA
- the rpmB gene encoding 50S ribosomal protein L28 — protein sequence MARKCVITGKKTGTGNQRSHAMNSNKRKWGANVQKVRILVDGKPKRVYVSARALKSGKVERV from the coding sequence ATGGCTCGTAAATGTGTGATTACAGGTAAGAAAACCGGAACAGGTAACCAACGCTCTCATGCGATGAATTCCAACAAACGTAAATGGGGCGCGAACGTACAAAAAGTCCGCATTCTCGTGGACGGAAAACCTAAGCGTGTCTACGTATCTGCACGTGCATTAAAATCAGGTAAGGTGGAGCGTGTCTAA
- the spoVM gene encoding stage V sporulation protein SpoVM: protein MKFYTIKLPKFLGGFVRAILGSIRKE from the coding sequence ATGAAATTTTATACTATTAAACTCCCAAAGTTTTTGGGAGGCTTTGTACGTGCCATTCTCGGATCCATTCGGAAGGAATAG
- a CDS encoding thiamine diphosphokinase, with product MTVLRIMAGGPERDIPLHDLNVKGRWIGVDRGVAVLEKLGIVPEAVFGDFDSPEGLAALKKLKNAKEKHIFQSEKNDTDLALCLRWSLEQDPAKIEIYGATGGRADHFLGNLALLEMAATYNVPVVIKDKFNEISLLKPGEWVVPKRSDDEYLSFVAITKTVERLDLEGVAYPLFQYVLHRDSTRCISNEIIEREAIVRFTSGLLLMIRSRDKELKV from the coding sequence ATGACAGTGTTACGAATTATGGCAGGCGGGCCTGAAAGAGATATTCCTTTGCATGATTTGAATGTAAAAGGGCGTTGGATTGGTGTTGATCGAGGTGTTGCTGTGCTTGAAAAGCTAGGAATTGTTCCTGAGGCGGTTTTTGGCGATTTTGACTCGCCTGAGGGCCTTGCTGCACTTAAAAAGTTAAAGAATGCAAAAGAAAAGCATATATTTCAATCAGAAAAAAACGATACAGATTTAGCGCTTTGCTTACGCTGGTCGCTAGAGCAAGATCCTGCTAAGATAGAAATATATGGCGCTACGGGTGGACGTGCTGACCACTTCCTCGGCAATCTCGCTTTGTTGGAAATGGCTGCTACTTACAATGTACCCGTTGTTATTAAAGATAAATTCAATGAAATTTCATTGCTTAAGCCAGGGGAATGGGTTGTCCCGAAGCGTAGTGATGATGAATACTTATCGTTTGTAGCGATAACAAAAACAGTGGAACGCCTTGATCTCGAAGGTGTCGCTTATCCACTTTTTCAATATGTGTTGCATCGTGACAGCACTCGCTGCATTAGTAATGAAATTATTGAGCGTGAAGCGATTGTTCGTTTTACGTCTGGATTATTGCTCATGATTCGAAGTCGGGACAAAGAACTCAAAGTTTAA
- a CDS encoding cytidine deaminase family protein — protein sequence MTFGELYKYAKSVVHPKRLSETAEAGGVGAALLSESGQVYTGICIDTACSLGFCAEHAAAAQMVLNAESRVVKMVAVGWNGNIYPPCGRCREFIRQLHDDNDLTKVLIEDDVIVALKDLLPYDWRHSS from the coding sequence ATGACCTTTGGTGAACTATACAAGTACGCAAAATCGGTTGTTCATCCTAAGCGCCTGTCAGAAACGGCAGAAGCAGGCGGCGTCGGAGCTGCCCTATTATCTGAAAGCGGTCAAGTATATACAGGCATTTGTATCGATACTGCTTGTTCTTTAGGCTTTTGTGCAGAGCATGCCGCCGCAGCGCAAATGGTGCTGAACGCGGAAAGCCGTGTGGTAAAAATGGTGGCCGTCGGCTGGAACGGTAACATTTATCCGCCCTGCGGACGTTGTCGTGAGTTTATTCGCCAACTTCATGACGACAACGACTTAACCAAGGTTCTCATCGAAGACGACGTCATCGTCGCCTTAAAGGATTTATTACCGTATGATTGGCGGCACTCTTCCTAA
- the ald gene encoding alanine dehydrogenase, producing the protein MNIGVPKEVKNQEHRVALTPSGVSELTARGHSVFVEANAGVDSGFLDEHYERTGAQIVDTAEEAWSCDMVMKVKEPIPSEYAFFREGQLLFTYLHLAADRELTEALMSAGVNAVAYETVQTDAGLPLLNPMSEVAGRMATQIGAHFLEKRNGGKGILLGGVPGVRRGNVTVIGGGTVGFEAVQIAIGLGAQVTVLDVNTARLHHFDQLFGTRIQTMMSNPLNIDEVVAESDLVVGAVLLPGAKAPTLVHEETVKRMSEGSVIVDVAIDQGGIVETSDQVTTHDSPTYVRHGVLHYAVSNMPGAVPRTSTIALSNVTVPYAAKLADLGFKQAMKKDAALRKGLNITGGDIVYQAVADAHDLPYEPFDI; encoded by the coding sequence ATGAATATTGGCGTACCAAAAGAAGTGAAAAATCAAGAGCATCGCGTTGCTTTAACGCCGTCCGGAGTGTCAGAGCTAACCGCACGGGGACATTCGGTGTTTGTGGAAGCGAATGCAGGTGTCGACTCAGGATTTTTAGATGAGCATTATGAACGAACGGGAGCGCAAATTGTAGATACTGCTGAAGAGGCTTGGTCTTGTGATATGGTGATGAAGGTAAAGGAACCCATCCCGTCAGAGTATGCTTTTTTTCGTGAAGGGCAGCTTCTCTTTACATATCTTCATTTGGCTGCCGATCGTGAGCTTACAGAGGCTTTGATGTCAGCAGGGGTTAACGCTGTCGCTTATGAAACGGTACAAACAGATGCAGGTCTTCCGCTTTTAAATCCGATGAGTGAGGTCGCTGGTCGGATGGCGACACAGATTGGTGCTCATTTTCTTGAAAAAAGAAATGGTGGCAAAGGTATTCTTCTCGGAGGTGTGCCTGGAGTTCGGCGCGGCAATGTTACTGTCATTGGTGGAGGGACAGTCGGTTTTGAAGCTGTGCAAATCGCGATTGGCCTCGGGGCGCAAGTAACCGTACTCGATGTGAATACAGCTCGTTTGCATCACTTTGATCAACTATTTGGAACGCGTATTCAAACGATGATGTCAAACCCATTAAACATTGATGAGGTCGTCGCGGAGAGTGACTTAGTGGTCGGGGCTGTTCTTCTTCCTGGTGCGAAAGCGCCTACACTCGTGCATGAAGAGACGGTGAAGCGAATGAGTGAAGGATCTGTCATCGTCGATGTAGCGATCGACCAAGGAGGGATTGTGGAAACGTCGGATCAAGTGACGACGCATGATTCTCCAACGTACGTAAGGCATGGCGTGCTTCATTATGCTGTATCGAATATGCCTGGAGCGGTGCCGAGGACATCAACAATTGCTCTGTCAAACGTGACCGTTCCATATGCAGCAAAATTAGCCGATCTCGGGTTTAAGCAGGCGATGAAAAAGGATGCGGCACTTCGAAAAGGTCTGAATATCACTGGCGGGGATATCGTTTATCAAGCTGTGGCTGACGCGCATGATCTCCCGTATGAGCCGTTCGATATTTAA
- a CDS encoding SDR family oxidoreductase: MNPHVFISAGTKGLGRQVAEYFLKQGHFVTVSYFKDEKAGQAMKKELDQYQQSLHLVQGDVTIKEDIDRMIASSKERFGPVSILVCNAGPYIFERKKLADYESTEWNAMVQGNLSSVFHFFKACVADMRKAKFGRIITYGFQDASNAPGWMDRSAFAAAKTGLVSLTRTIAQEEAASGITANMVCPGDISGKMKEATIEEIDENLGEPAPVGRPGTGEDIARAVAFFADASSDFITGAIMEVTGGQNVVHRKV, from the coding sequence TTGAATCCGCACGTATTTATTAGCGCAGGAACGAAGGGATTAGGTCGCCAAGTTGCTGAATATTTTTTAAAACAAGGTCATTTCGTTACTGTTTCTTATTTTAAAGATGAAAAGGCCGGTCAAGCGATGAAAAAGGAACTTGATCAATATCAACAGTCACTTCATCTCGTTCAAGGTGACGTTACGATCAAAGAAGACATTGACCGGATGATCGCTAGTAGCAAAGAGAGGTTTGGGCCCGTTTCTATTCTTGTTTGTAATGCGGGGCCATATATTTTTGAGAGGAAGAAGCTCGCAGACTATGAGTCAACGGAATGGAATGCGATGGTTCAAGGAAATTTATCTTCAGTATTTCATTTTTTTAAGGCGTGCGTCGCTGATATGAGAAAAGCGAAATTTGGCCGCATCATTACGTATGGTTTTCAAGATGCTTCCAACGCTCCTGGTTGGATGGATCGATCGGCGTTTGCCGCAGCAAAGACGGGGCTCGTTTCATTGACTCGGACAATTGCTCAAGAAGAGGCTGCCTCAGGAATTACAGCAAATATGGTTTGTCCAGGAGATATTTCTGGAAAAATGAAGGAAGCGACCATTGAGGAGATTGACGAAAATCTAGGGGAGCCAGCACCTGTCGGGCGACCGGGTACTGGGGAAGATATTGCTCGAGCAGTTGCTTTCTTTGCTGACGCATCCTCAGATTTTATTACGGGAGCCATTATGGAAGTCACTGGCGGTCAGAATGTCGTCCATCGCAAGGTCTAA
- the argH gene encoding argininosuccinate lyase codes for MKKLWGGRFTKSAEDWVEAFGASIPFDQQLVMQDIEGSLAHVSMLDACGIISADEAKQIQDGLLTLQKKAAAGELTYHVENEDIHLNLEKHLIDLIGPVGGKLHTGRSRNDQVATDMHLYLREEIKEIAASIRHFQQVLLDVAEANVETLIPGYTHLQRAQPVSFAHHIMAYFWMLDRDYERLNDSLKRVNQSPLGAGALAGTTFPINREMTAEALGFAGIYQNSLDAVSDRDFIIEFLSDAAMIMMHLSRFCEELILWSSKEFNFIEMDDAFATGSSIMPQKKNPDMAELIRGKTGRVYGHLMGLLTVMKGTPLAYNKDMQEDKEGMFDAVTTVKGSLKIFAGMIETMTVNSEHMKAEVHNDFSNATELADYLANKGVPFREAHEIVGKLVLQCIQKGIYLKDLSLEEYKATHSAFDDDIYHDLDPFTVVDRRNSAGGTGFSAVRKAIEVGKQVLKN; via the coding sequence GTGAAGAAATTATGGGGCGGTCGATTTACAAAAAGCGCCGAAGACTGGGTGGAAGCCTTCGGCGCTTCCATTCCATTTGACCAACAATTAGTCATGCAGGATATCGAAGGAAGCCTTGCTCACGTCTCGATGTTAGATGCTTGCGGCATCATATCTGCTGACGAAGCTAAACAAATTCAGGACGGACTTTTGACCTTGCAAAAAAAAGCCGCGGCTGGAGAATTAACGTACCATGTGGAAAATGAGGACATCCATTTAAATTTGGAAAAGCATTTAATTGATCTCATTGGACCTGTCGGTGGAAAGCTTCATACTGGTCGAAGCCGGAACGATCAGGTTGCCACAGATATGCATTTATATTTACGCGAAGAAATTAAAGAGATTGCTGCATCTATACGTCACTTTCAGCAAGTGCTCCTAGATGTAGCAGAAGCCAATGTAGAAACGCTCATTCCAGGTTATACCCATTTACAACGAGCTCAGCCAGTCTCATTCGCTCATCATATAATGGCGTATTTTTGGATGCTTGACCGCGACTATGAGCGTTTGAACGATAGTTTAAAACGGGTCAACCAGTCGCCTTTAGGTGCTGGTGCACTTGCTGGCACTACTTTTCCGATTAACCGAGAAATGACGGCAGAAGCGTTAGGGTTTGCTGGTATTTATCAAAACAGCTTAGATGCAGTGAGTGACCGTGACTTTATCATCGAATTTTTAAGTGATGCCGCGATGATTATGATGCACTTGTCACGGTTTTGTGAAGAGCTTATTCTTTGGTCATCTAAAGAGTTTAACTTTATTGAGATGGATGATGCGTTTGCTACTGGGTCGAGTATTATGCCGCAAAAGAAGAATCCCGATATGGCAGAGCTCATTCGTGGAAAGACAGGTCGTGTCTATGGGCATTTAATGGGACTGCTGACCGTAATGAAAGGGACACCGCTAGCGTATAATAAAGACATGCAAGAAGATAAAGAAGGGATGTTTGACGCGGTGACGACCGTAAAAGGATCCTTGAAGATCTTTGCAGGTATGATCGAAACGATGACGGTGAACAGCGAGCATATGAAAGCGGAAGTCCACAACGATTTTTCAAATGCAACGGAACTCGCAGATTATTTGGCGAATAAAGGCGTGCCGTTCCGCGAAGCGCATGAAATTGTCGGCAAACTCGTCTTGCAATGCATCCAAAAGGGGATTTACTTAAAAGATCTGTCATTGGAAGAATATAAAGCAACACATTCAGCCTTTGACGATGATATTTATCATGACCTCGATCCTTTTACAGTTGTCGACCGACGAAACAGTGCAGGTGGGACAGGCTTTTCGGCTGTTCGAAAAGCAATTGAAGTTGGTAAGCAAGTTCTGAAAAATTAA
- a CDS encoding argininosuccinate synthase produces MKKVVLAYSGGLDTSVAIKWLQENGYAVVALCLDLGEGKDLDFVKQKALDVGAVESYMLDVKKEFAEEYALKALQGHALYEQKYPLISALSRPLIAQKLVEVAEKEQASAVAHGCTGKGNDQVRFEVSIHALNPDLEVLAPVREWKWSREEEIDYAKMHNIPIPINLDSPYSIDQNLWGRSNECGILEDPWATPPEGAYELTANLEQTPDTADIVEIDFAQGVPVAINGKAYPLDQLIIELNILAGKHGVGRIDHVENRLVGIKSREVYECPGAMTLIKAHKELEDLTLPKEVAHFKPVIEKKLTELIYDGLWFSALRPAIEAFLSETQKSVTGKVRVKLFKGHAIVEGRQSEYSLYNENLATYTADDEFDHEAAVGFIKLWGLPTKVHSMTHNKKVNV; encoded by the coding sequence ATGAAAAAAGTTGTTTTAGCTTATTCGGGAGGACTCGATACATCAGTCGCCATTAAATGGTTGCAGGAGAATGGATATGCAGTTGTTGCGCTTTGCCTCGATTTAGGTGAAGGTAAGGATTTAGATTTCGTAAAACAAAAAGCCCTCGATGTCGGGGCAGTCGAATCTTACATGCTCGATGTAAAAAAAGAGTTCGCTGAGGAATATGCATTAAAAGCATTGCAAGGTCATGCATTATATGAACAAAAATATCCACTTATTTCTGCGTTAAGCCGTCCTTTGATTGCGCAAAAGCTCGTTGAGGTTGCGGAAAAAGAGCAGGCTAGCGCAGTGGCACACGGTTGTACTGGTAAAGGGAACGACCAAGTCCGCTTCGAAGTGTCGATTCACGCACTGAATCCAGATTTAGAAGTACTTGCTCCAGTACGAGAATGGAAATGGTCTCGTGAAGAAGAAATTGATTATGCGAAAATGCATAATATCCCTATTCCAATCAACCTTGATTCTCCATATTCCATTGATCAAAACTTATGGGGACGGAGCAATGAGTGTGGTATTTTGGAGGACCCGTGGGCAACGCCTCCTGAAGGTGCTTATGAGCTGACAGCAAATTTAGAACAAACACCTGATACGGCTGACATCGTCGAAATCGATTTTGCGCAAGGTGTACCAGTCGCAATTAACGGTAAAGCGTATCCACTTGATCAACTCATTATTGAGCTAAATATTTTGGCTGGAAAGCACGGTGTAGGTCGGATTGACCATGTAGAGAACCGCCTTGTCGGTATTAAATCTCGTGAAGTTTACGAGTGCCCTGGTGCAATGACATTAATTAAAGCACATAAAGAGTTGGAAGATCTGACACTTCCTAAAGAGGTCGCTCACTTTAAACCAGTCATTGAGAAAAAGTTGACTGAGCTCATTTACGACGGTCTGTGGTTCTCTGCATTACGCCCCGCGATCGAAGCCTTCTTGAGCGAAACACAAAAGTCAGTCACCGGCAAGGTGCGGGTGAAATTGTTTAAAGGTCATGCGATTGTTGAAGGCCGTCAATCTGAGTACTCTCTCTATAACGAAAATCTTGCTACGTACACTGCGGATGACGAGTTTGATCACGAAGCTGCAGTAGGCTTTATCAAATTATGGGGTCTTCCTACAAAAGTACACAGCATGACGCACAACAAGAAGGTGAACGTGTGA